The following coding sequences lie in one Oncorhynchus kisutch isolate 150728-3 linkage group LG3, Okis_V2, whole genome shotgun sequence genomic window:
- the LOC109875382 gene encoding ataxin-2 isoform X1 → MSMKQAGGNRKPGSGAASGAGGSGGRQNLGRGRHSAKGPSAAVVSNGVYANMRMVHVLTSLVGTNCELKVKNGMVYDGVFKTYSPECDLVLDAANIKSPGPSVGLRQEDLVDSIIFKASDVVVVHFRDVDFNYARKVSTDTDNFTDTAVGGRINGEHKEKDLEPWDGGRQQHMVSGSLESLDTDVSNGWDPNDMFKYNEEQYGIKSTYDSSLSTYTVALERDNSEEFLKREARAAQLAEEIEASSTYKSRVALENDERSEEEKYTAVVRGEREQHTLNREKYIPPGQRNREGMSWGPGRQNSPRLVQSSSGPPRPGLHDYTPSSGADQRVVNGGATSCPSPSSRYQSGPSPLPPRAATPTRPPSRPPSRPSRPPSHPSAHGSPAPISTIPSRRMSSEGPPRMSPKTQRTPRTHRVPPGSRVPPGVDFMPHNAPGEVPVPPATRSSSSGGTWSSVVSGAHRPRSPRQNSMGGASPGPSPQTGSTPVEPVNTPRSASSPTASPAPNMAAASSAEVKDSRVQATRQNSPTVNKENMKPLESPPSINRPLSKGPPSMAPDHRKQIDNLKKFSVDFRLQSSSNPDPQFQQMVTKPPQDTGEKSKQLPLDKGLEGSEGPVVPARSNKPDSPGAPSPSSTLCPAPEQNRGPDVTSQGVQTSAPNLSGGAKPEDKEEDEADQMRKSTLNPNAHEFKPRVFTPQPKPATTPTPPRPQGQPSPSIVMQQPQQVYFPQMYPLTPVSPGVQKSIIWKSPAMYHVQMPHMTLSQSKPYRTVPNMTQQRSDQHHPQGTPTMMHPAAGPPIVAQSPAYSAQYFTCSPQQFASQQLMPHYQSQAQHVFSPVIQGQARMMAPPTHGHPGQLVSSTSQYGEQTHTMYVSQGPMPQQYAHPNTTLHPQPSATPTGQSQQGVQHGGNHPAPSPVQQHQAAAAAQALHMGNQPQQQMYQALAPTPPSMTPGPNPQSPQGSFSSAQQAVYLHPQQMQHGYNPSHMAHMQQVSSTFRSPSLHSEYILYEQAHIQSGMVPSHHGNPGHPQMMLMATQQQGGPQPQLAQNALNPIPVSSTAHFSYLAHPQVQQHHQQQL, encoded by the exons ATGTCAATGAAGCAGGCCGGTGGTAATCGCAAACCCGGCAGTGGCGCTGCCTCTGGTGCCGGGGGAAGTGGCGGACGACAGAATTTGGGCAG GGGACGGCATAGTGCCAAAGGACCTTCAGCAGCC GTTGTCTCTAATGGTGTATATGCAAACATGAGGATGGTCCATGTCTTGACATCATTAGTG GGAACCAATTGTGAACTGAAAGTAAAAAATGGAATGGTTTATGATGGAGTGTTTAAAACATACAGCCCAGAG TGTGACCTGGTTCTGGATGCGGCCAACATCAAGAGTCCTGGGCCCAGTGTGGGCCTGCGACAGGAAGACCTCGTGGACAGCATTATCTTCAAGGCTTCCGATGTGGTGGTGGTGCACTTCAGAGACGTGGACTTCAATTATGCCAGAAAAG TCTCTACTGACACAG ATAACTTCACGGACACTGCAGTGGGCGGCAGAATCAACGGGGAACACAAGGAGAAGGACCTGGAGCCGTGGGATGGAGGGCGGCAGCAGCACATGGTCTCAGGCAGCCTGGAGTCTCTGGACACAGATGTG TCAAATGGCTGGGACCCGAATGACATGTTCAAGTACAATGAAGAGCAGTATGGCATCAAGTCCACCTATGACAGCAGCCTGTCCACCTACAC GGTTGCCCTGGAGCGGGATAACTCTGAGGAGTTTCTGAAGCGGGAGGCGCGAGCGGCCCAACTGGCAGAGGAGATCGAGGCCAGCTCCACCTACAAGTCCCGCGTGGCCCTGGAGAATGACGAGCGCAGCGAGGAGGAGAAGTACACTGCCgtggtgaggggagagagggagcaacaCACACTCAACAG AGAAAAGTACATTCCCCCGggtcagaggaacagagaggggatGTCATGGGGACCGGGTCGTCAGAACTCCCCTAGGTTGGTCCAGAGCAGCAGTGGACCTCCCCGGCCAGGTCTTCACGACTACACCCCCAGCTCTGGAGCTGACCAGCGGGTTGTCAACGGAG GTGCCACCTCCTGCCCATCGCCCTCCTCCCGCTACCAGTCAggcccctcccctctcccacccAGGGCGGCCACGCCCACCCGGCCTCCATCCAGACCCCCCTCGCGGCCCTCCCGGCCCCCGTCTCACCCCTCTGCTCACGGCTCTCCAGCTCCCATCTCCACTATACCCAGTAGACGCATGTCCTCCGAAG GCCCTCCCAGGATGTCCCCAAAGACCCAGCGTACCCCTCGCACCCACAGAGTTCCCCCCGGGAGTAGAGTCCCCCCGGGAGTAGACTTCATGCCCCACAATGCTCCAGGAGAGGTGCCCGTGCCCCCGGCTACCCGCAGCAGCTCATCCGGTGGCACCTGGTCTTCAGTGGTCAGCGGAG CACACAGACCTCGATCCCCTCGGCAGAACAGCATGGGCGGGGCCTCTCCTGGTCCCTCGCCCCAGACTGGGTCCACTCCCGTGGAACCTGTTAACACGCCAAGGTCAGCTTCCTCACCTACTGCTAGCCCTGCCCCCAATATGGCCGCCGCCTCCTCAGCAGAGG TGAAAGATTCTCGGGTCCAGGCGACGAGACAGAACTCTCCTACGGTCAACAAAGAGAACATGAAACCCCTGGAGAGCCCCCCTAGTATCAACAGACCACTCTCTAAAG GACCCCCCTCCATGGCACCAGACCACAGAAAACAAATAGACAACTTAAAGAAATTTAGTGTAGATTTTAGG TTGCAGTCCAGCTCTAACCCAGACCCACAGTTTCAGCAGATGGTGACTAAGCCTCCGCAGGACACGGGAGAGAAGTCCAAGCAGCTTCCTCTGGATAAGGGGTTGGAGGGGTCTGAGGGCCCTGTGGTCCCCGCCAGGAGCAACAAGCCAGACAGCCCTGGCGCACCATCCCCGTCCTCTACCCTCTGTCCCGCCCCGGAACAGAACAGGGGGCCTGACGTAACCTCGCAGGGCGTCCAGACATCTGCACCCAACTTAAGCGGAGGAGCCAAGCCTGAAGACAAAGAAGAGGATGAGGCAGA TCAAATGAGAAAGTCTACTCTGAATCCTAATGCCCACGAGTTCAAACCCAGGGTCTTCACTCCTCAG cCAAAGCCGGCCACCACCCCGACCCCCCCTCGGCCCCAAGGCCAGCCCAGCCCATCTATCGTCATGCAGCAGCCTCAACAGGTCTACTTTCCCCAGATGTACCCTCTGACCCCTGTCAGCCCTGGAGTCCAG AAAAGCATTATCTGGAAG TCTCCAGCCATGTACCACGTCCAGATGCCTCATATGACGCTGAGCCAGTCCAAGCCCTACAGAACAG TACCCAACATGACCCAGCAGAGGTCAGACCAGCACCACCCCCAGGGCACGCCCACCATGATGCACCCGGCCGCGGGGCCGCCCATTGTGGCCCAGAGCCCTGCCTACTCAGCCCAGTACTTCACGTGTAGCCCACAGCAGTTTGCCAGCCAGCAACTGATGCCCCACTACCAGTCACAG GCCCAGCATGTGTTCAGCCCGGTGATTCAGGGTCAGGCCAGGATGATGGCCCCTCCCACCCACGGCCATCCTGGCCAGCTGGTCTCTTCCACCTCCCAGTATGGTGAACAGACTCACACCATGTACG TGTCGCAAGGCCCCATGCCGCAGCAGTATGCCCACCCCAATACCACACTGCATCCCCAGCCCTCGGCCACCCCCACAGGCCAGTCCCAGCAGGGCGTGCAGCACGGTGGCAACCACCCGGCCCCCAGCCCTGTCCAGCAGCACCAGGCTGCTGCAGCTGCCCAGGCCCTGCACATGGGCAACCAGCCCCAGCAGCAGATGTACCAGGCCCtggcccccacccctccctccatgacCCCAGGGCCCAACCCCCAGTCCCCCCAGGGCAGCTTCTCCTCGGCCCAGCAGGCAGTCTACCTCCATCCCCAGCAGATGCAGCACGGCTACAACCCCTCCCACATGGCCCACATGCAGCAGGTGAGCTCCACCTTCAGAAGCCCTTCCCTTCACTCTGAGTACATACTATATGAGCAG GCCCATATCCAGTCTGGGATGGTGCCGTCCCACCATGGTAACCCTGGCCACCCTCAGATGATGCTGATGGCCACCCAGCAGCAAGGTGGCCCCCAGCCCCAACTCGCCCAGAACGCCCTCAACCCCATCCCAGTGTCCTCCACTGCTCACTTCTCTTACTTGGCTCACCCCCAAG TACAACAGCACCATCAGCAGCAGCTGTAG
- the LOC109875382 gene encoding ataxin-2 isoform X5 produces the protein MSMKQAGGNRKPGSGAASGAGGSGGRQNLGRGRHSAKGPSAAVVSNGVYANMRMVHVLTSLVGTNCELKVKNGMVYDGVFKTYSPECDLVLDAANIKSPGPSVGLRQEDLVDSIIFKASDVVVVHFRDVDFNYARKVSTDTDNFTDTAVGGRINGEHKEKDLEPWDGGRQQHMVSGSLESLDTDVSNGWDPNDMFKYNEEQYGIKSTYDSSLSTYTVALERDNSEEFLKREARAAQLAEEIEASSTYKSRVALENDERSEEEKYTAVVRGEREQHTLNREKYIPPGQRNREGMSWGPGRQNSPRLVQSSSGPPRPGLHDYTPSSGADQRVVNGGATSCPSPSSRYQSGPSPLPPRAATPTRPPSRPPSRPSRPPSHPSAHGSPAPISTIPSRRMSSEGPPRMSPKTQRTPRTHRVPPGSRVPPGVDFMPHNAPGEVPVPPATRSSSSGGTWSSVVSGAHRPRSPRQNSMGGASPGPSPQTGSTPVEPVNTPRSASSPTASPAPNMAAASSAEVKDSRVQATRQNSPTVNKENMKPLESPPSINRPLSKGPPSMAPDHRKQIDNLKKFSVDFRLQSSSNPDPQFQQMVTKPPQDTGEKSKQLPLDKGLEGSEGPVVPARSNKPDSPGAPSPSSTLCPAPEQNRGPDVTSQGVQTSAPNLSGGAKPEDKEEDEADQMRKSTLNPNAHEFKPRVFTPQPKPATTPTPPRPQGQPSPSIVMQQPQQVYFPQMYPLTPVSPGVQSPAMYHVQMPHMTLSQSKPYRTVPNMTQQRSDQHHPQGTPTMMHPAAGPPIVAQSPAYSAQYFTCSPQQFASQQLMPHYQSQAQHVFSPVIQGQARMMAPPTHGHPGQLVSSTSQYGEQTHTMYVSQGPMPQQYAHPNTTLHPQPSATPTGQSQQGVQHGGNHPAPSPVQQHQAAAAAQALHMGNQPQQQMYQALAPTPPSMTPGPNPQSPQGSFSSAQQAVYLHPQQMQHGYNPSHMAHMQQAHIQSGMVPSHHGNPGHPQMMLMATQQQGGPQPQLAQNALNPIPVSSTAHFSYLAHPQVQQHHQQQL, from the exons ATGTCAATGAAGCAGGCCGGTGGTAATCGCAAACCCGGCAGTGGCGCTGCCTCTGGTGCCGGGGGAAGTGGCGGACGACAGAATTTGGGCAG GGGACGGCATAGTGCCAAAGGACCTTCAGCAGCC GTTGTCTCTAATGGTGTATATGCAAACATGAGGATGGTCCATGTCTTGACATCATTAGTG GGAACCAATTGTGAACTGAAAGTAAAAAATGGAATGGTTTATGATGGAGTGTTTAAAACATACAGCCCAGAG TGTGACCTGGTTCTGGATGCGGCCAACATCAAGAGTCCTGGGCCCAGTGTGGGCCTGCGACAGGAAGACCTCGTGGACAGCATTATCTTCAAGGCTTCCGATGTGGTGGTGGTGCACTTCAGAGACGTGGACTTCAATTATGCCAGAAAAG TCTCTACTGACACAG ATAACTTCACGGACACTGCAGTGGGCGGCAGAATCAACGGGGAACACAAGGAGAAGGACCTGGAGCCGTGGGATGGAGGGCGGCAGCAGCACATGGTCTCAGGCAGCCTGGAGTCTCTGGACACAGATGTG TCAAATGGCTGGGACCCGAATGACATGTTCAAGTACAATGAAGAGCAGTATGGCATCAAGTCCACCTATGACAGCAGCCTGTCCACCTACAC GGTTGCCCTGGAGCGGGATAACTCTGAGGAGTTTCTGAAGCGGGAGGCGCGAGCGGCCCAACTGGCAGAGGAGATCGAGGCCAGCTCCACCTACAAGTCCCGCGTGGCCCTGGAGAATGACGAGCGCAGCGAGGAGGAGAAGTACACTGCCgtggtgaggggagagagggagcaacaCACACTCAACAG AGAAAAGTACATTCCCCCGggtcagaggaacagagaggggatGTCATGGGGACCGGGTCGTCAGAACTCCCCTAGGTTGGTCCAGAGCAGCAGTGGACCTCCCCGGCCAGGTCTTCACGACTACACCCCCAGCTCTGGAGCTGACCAGCGGGTTGTCAACGGAG GTGCCACCTCCTGCCCATCGCCCTCCTCCCGCTACCAGTCAggcccctcccctctcccacccAGGGCGGCCACGCCCACCCGGCCTCCATCCAGACCCCCCTCGCGGCCCTCCCGGCCCCCGTCTCACCCCTCTGCTCACGGCTCTCCAGCTCCCATCTCCACTATACCCAGTAGACGCATGTCCTCCGAAG GCCCTCCCAGGATGTCCCCAAAGACCCAGCGTACCCCTCGCACCCACAGAGTTCCCCCCGGGAGTAGAGTCCCCCCGGGAGTAGACTTCATGCCCCACAATGCTCCAGGAGAGGTGCCCGTGCCCCCGGCTACCCGCAGCAGCTCATCCGGTGGCACCTGGTCTTCAGTGGTCAGCGGAG CACACAGACCTCGATCCCCTCGGCAGAACAGCATGGGCGGGGCCTCTCCTGGTCCCTCGCCCCAGACTGGGTCCACTCCCGTGGAACCTGTTAACACGCCAAGGTCAGCTTCCTCACCTACTGCTAGCCCTGCCCCCAATATGGCCGCCGCCTCCTCAGCAGAGG TGAAAGATTCTCGGGTCCAGGCGACGAGACAGAACTCTCCTACGGTCAACAAAGAGAACATGAAACCCCTGGAGAGCCCCCCTAGTATCAACAGACCACTCTCTAAAG GACCCCCCTCCATGGCACCAGACCACAGAAAACAAATAGACAACTTAAAGAAATTTAGTGTAGATTTTAGG TTGCAGTCCAGCTCTAACCCAGACCCACAGTTTCAGCAGATGGTGACTAAGCCTCCGCAGGACACGGGAGAGAAGTCCAAGCAGCTTCCTCTGGATAAGGGGTTGGAGGGGTCTGAGGGCCCTGTGGTCCCCGCCAGGAGCAACAAGCCAGACAGCCCTGGCGCACCATCCCCGTCCTCTACCCTCTGTCCCGCCCCGGAACAGAACAGGGGGCCTGACGTAACCTCGCAGGGCGTCCAGACATCTGCACCCAACTTAAGCGGAGGAGCCAAGCCTGAAGACAAAGAAGAGGATGAGGCAGA TCAAATGAGAAAGTCTACTCTGAATCCTAATGCCCACGAGTTCAAACCCAGGGTCTTCACTCCTCAG cCAAAGCCGGCCACCACCCCGACCCCCCCTCGGCCCCAAGGCCAGCCCAGCCCATCTATCGTCATGCAGCAGCCTCAACAGGTCTACTTTCCCCAGATGTACCCTCTGACCCCTGTCAGCCCTGGAGTCCAG TCTCCAGCCATGTACCACGTCCAGATGCCTCATATGACGCTGAGCCAGTCCAAGCCCTACAGAACAG TACCCAACATGACCCAGCAGAGGTCAGACCAGCACCACCCCCAGGGCACGCCCACCATGATGCACCCGGCCGCGGGGCCGCCCATTGTGGCCCAGAGCCCTGCCTACTCAGCCCAGTACTTCACGTGTAGCCCACAGCAGTTTGCCAGCCAGCAACTGATGCCCCACTACCAGTCACAG GCCCAGCATGTGTTCAGCCCGGTGATTCAGGGTCAGGCCAGGATGATGGCCCCTCCCACCCACGGCCATCCTGGCCAGCTGGTCTCTTCCACCTCCCAGTATGGTGAACAGACTCACACCATGTACG TGTCGCAAGGCCCCATGCCGCAGCAGTATGCCCACCCCAATACCACACTGCATCCCCAGCCCTCGGCCACCCCCACAGGCCAGTCCCAGCAGGGCGTGCAGCACGGTGGCAACCACCCGGCCCCCAGCCCTGTCCAGCAGCACCAGGCTGCTGCAGCTGCCCAGGCCCTGCACATGGGCAACCAGCCCCAGCAGCAGATGTACCAGGCCCtggcccccacccctccctccatgacCCCAGGGCCCAACCCCCAGTCCCCCCAGGGCAGCTTCTCCTCGGCCCAGCAGGCAGTCTACCTCCATCCCCAGCAGATGCAGCACGGCTACAACCCCTCCCACATGGCCCACATGCAGCAG GCCCATATCCAGTCTGGGATGGTGCCGTCCCACCATGGTAACCCTGGCCACCCTCAGATGATGCTGATGGCCACCCAGCAGCAAGGTGGCCCCCAGCCCCAACTCGCCCAGAACGCCCTCAACCCCATCCCAGTGTCCTCCACTGCTCACTTCTCTTACTTGGCTCACCCCCAAG TACAACAGCACCATCAGCAGCAGCTGTAG
- the LOC109875382 gene encoding ataxin-2 isoform X8 — translation MSMKQAGGNRKPGSGAASGAGGSGGRQNLGRGRHSAKGPSAAVVSNGVYANMRMVHVLTSLVGTNCELKVKNGMVYDGVFKTYSPECDLVLDAANIKSPGPSVGLRQEDLVDSIIFKASDVVVVHFRDVDFNYARKVSTDTDNFTDTAVGGRINGEHKEKDLEPWDGGRQQHMVSGSLESLDTDVSNGWDPNDMFKYNEEQYGIKSTYDSSLSTYTVALERDNSEEFLKREARAAQLAEEIEASSTYKSRVALENDERSEEEKYTAVVRGEREQHTLNREKYIPPGQRNREGMSWGPGRQNSPRLVQSSSGPPRPGLHDYTPSSGADQRVVNGGPPRMSPKTQRTPRTHRVPPGSRVPPGVDFMPHNAPGEVPVPPATRSSSSGGTWSSVVSGAHRPRSPRQNSMGGASPGPSPQTGSTPVEPVNTPRSASSPTASPAPNMAAASSAEVKDSRVQATRQNSPTVNKENMKPLESPPSINRPLSKGPPSMAPDHRKQIDNLKKFSVDFRLQSSSNPDPQFQQMVTKPPQDTGEKSKQLPLDKGLEGSEGPVVPARSNKPDSPGAPSPSSTLCPAPEQNRGPDVTSQGVQTSAPNLSGGAKPEDKEEDEADQMRKSTLNPNAHEFKPRVFTPQPKPATTPTPPRPQGQPSPSIVMQQPQQVYFPQMYPLTPVSPGVQKSIIWKSPAMYHVQMPHMTLSQSKPYRTVPNMTQQRSDQHHPQGTPTMMHPAAGPPIVAQSPAYSAQYFTCSPQQFASQQLMPHYQSQAQHVFSPVIQGQARMMAPPTHGHPGQLVSSTSQYGEQTHTMYVSQGPMPQQYAHPNTTLHPQPSATPTGQSQQGVQHGGNHPAPSPVQQHQAAAAAQALHMGNQPQQQMYQALAPTPPSMTPGPNPQSPQGSFSSAQQAVYLHPQQMQHGYNPSHMAHMQQVSSTFRSPSLHSEYILYEQAHIQSGMVPSHHGNPGHPQMMLMATQQQGGPQPQLAQNALNPIPVSSTAHFSYLAHPQVQQHHQQQL, via the exons ATGTCAATGAAGCAGGCCGGTGGTAATCGCAAACCCGGCAGTGGCGCTGCCTCTGGTGCCGGGGGAAGTGGCGGACGACAGAATTTGGGCAG GGGACGGCATAGTGCCAAAGGACCTTCAGCAGCC GTTGTCTCTAATGGTGTATATGCAAACATGAGGATGGTCCATGTCTTGACATCATTAGTG GGAACCAATTGTGAACTGAAAGTAAAAAATGGAATGGTTTATGATGGAGTGTTTAAAACATACAGCCCAGAG TGTGACCTGGTTCTGGATGCGGCCAACATCAAGAGTCCTGGGCCCAGTGTGGGCCTGCGACAGGAAGACCTCGTGGACAGCATTATCTTCAAGGCTTCCGATGTGGTGGTGGTGCACTTCAGAGACGTGGACTTCAATTATGCCAGAAAAG TCTCTACTGACACAG ATAACTTCACGGACACTGCAGTGGGCGGCAGAATCAACGGGGAACACAAGGAGAAGGACCTGGAGCCGTGGGATGGAGGGCGGCAGCAGCACATGGTCTCAGGCAGCCTGGAGTCTCTGGACACAGATGTG TCAAATGGCTGGGACCCGAATGACATGTTCAAGTACAATGAAGAGCAGTATGGCATCAAGTCCACCTATGACAGCAGCCTGTCCACCTACAC GGTTGCCCTGGAGCGGGATAACTCTGAGGAGTTTCTGAAGCGGGAGGCGCGAGCGGCCCAACTGGCAGAGGAGATCGAGGCCAGCTCCACCTACAAGTCCCGCGTGGCCCTGGAGAATGACGAGCGCAGCGAGGAGGAGAAGTACACTGCCgtggtgaggggagagagggagcaacaCACACTCAACAG AGAAAAGTACATTCCCCCGggtcagaggaacagagaggggatGTCATGGGGACCGGGTCGTCAGAACTCCCCTAGGTTGGTCCAGAGCAGCAGTGGACCTCCCCGGCCAGGTCTTCACGACTACACCCCCAGCTCTGGAGCTGACCAGCGGGTTGTCAACGGAG GCCCTCCCAGGATGTCCCCAAAGACCCAGCGTACCCCTCGCACCCACAGAGTTCCCCCCGGGAGTAGAGTCCCCCCGGGAGTAGACTTCATGCCCCACAATGCTCCAGGAGAGGTGCCCGTGCCCCCGGCTACCCGCAGCAGCTCATCCGGTGGCACCTGGTCTTCAGTGGTCAGCGGAG CACACAGACCTCGATCCCCTCGGCAGAACAGCATGGGCGGGGCCTCTCCTGGTCCCTCGCCCCAGACTGGGTCCACTCCCGTGGAACCTGTTAACACGCCAAGGTCAGCTTCCTCACCTACTGCTAGCCCTGCCCCCAATATGGCCGCCGCCTCCTCAGCAGAGG TGAAAGATTCTCGGGTCCAGGCGACGAGACAGAACTCTCCTACGGTCAACAAAGAGAACATGAAACCCCTGGAGAGCCCCCCTAGTATCAACAGACCACTCTCTAAAG GACCCCCCTCCATGGCACCAGACCACAGAAAACAAATAGACAACTTAAAGAAATTTAGTGTAGATTTTAGG TTGCAGTCCAGCTCTAACCCAGACCCACAGTTTCAGCAGATGGTGACTAAGCCTCCGCAGGACACGGGAGAGAAGTCCAAGCAGCTTCCTCTGGATAAGGGGTTGGAGGGGTCTGAGGGCCCTGTGGTCCCCGCCAGGAGCAACAAGCCAGACAGCCCTGGCGCACCATCCCCGTCCTCTACCCTCTGTCCCGCCCCGGAACAGAACAGGGGGCCTGACGTAACCTCGCAGGGCGTCCAGACATCTGCACCCAACTTAAGCGGAGGAGCCAAGCCTGAAGACAAAGAAGAGGATGAGGCAGA TCAAATGAGAAAGTCTACTCTGAATCCTAATGCCCACGAGTTCAAACCCAGGGTCTTCACTCCTCAG cCAAAGCCGGCCACCACCCCGACCCCCCCTCGGCCCCAAGGCCAGCCCAGCCCATCTATCGTCATGCAGCAGCCTCAACAGGTCTACTTTCCCCAGATGTACCCTCTGACCCCTGTCAGCCCTGGAGTCCAG AAAAGCATTATCTGGAAG TCTCCAGCCATGTACCACGTCCAGATGCCTCATATGACGCTGAGCCAGTCCAAGCCCTACAGAACAG TACCCAACATGACCCAGCAGAGGTCAGACCAGCACCACCCCCAGGGCACGCCCACCATGATGCACCCGGCCGCGGGGCCGCCCATTGTGGCCCAGAGCCCTGCCTACTCAGCCCAGTACTTCACGTGTAGCCCACAGCAGTTTGCCAGCCAGCAACTGATGCCCCACTACCAGTCACAG GCCCAGCATGTGTTCAGCCCGGTGATTCAGGGTCAGGCCAGGATGATGGCCCCTCCCACCCACGGCCATCCTGGCCAGCTGGTCTCTTCCACCTCCCAGTATGGTGAACAGACTCACACCATGTACG TGTCGCAAGGCCCCATGCCGCAGCAGTATGCCCACCCCAATACCACACTGCATCCCCAGCCCTCGGCCACCCCCACAGGCCAGTCCCAGCAGGGCGTGCAGCACGGTGGCAACCACCCGGCCCCCAGCCCTGTCCAGCAGCACCAGGCTGCTGCAGCTGCCCAGGCCCTGCACATGGGCAACCAGCCCCAGCAGCAGATGTACCAGGCCCtggcccccacccctccctccatgacCCCAGGGCCCAACCCCCAGTCCCCCCAGGGCAGCTTCTCCTCGGCCCAGCAGGCAGTCTACCTCCATCCCCAGCAGATGCAGCACGGCTACAACCCCTCCCACATGGCCCACATGCAGCAGGTGAGCTCCACCTTCAGAAGCCCTTCCCTTCACTCTGAGTACATACTATATGAGCAG GCCCATATCCAGTCTGGGATGGTGCCGTCCCACCATGGTAACCCTGGCCACCCTCAGATGATGCTGATGGCCACCCAGCAGCAAGGTGGCCCCCAGCCCCAACTCGCCCAGAACGCCCTCAACCCCATCCCAGTGTCCTCCACTGCTCACTTCTCTTACTTGGCTCACCCCCAAG TACAACAGCACCATCAGCAGCAGCTGTAG